One segment of Spiroplasma kunkelii CR2-3x DNA contains the following:
- the atpG gene encoding ATP synthase F1 subunit gamma: MAVGTDLKKQITSITSTSKITQAMKLAAIAKLKKVGKRISNSKPYFAEVYTVFNDIISKADDSIYQKKDGIKDSKRSCWIIVNSNLGLCGGYNININKLVLQQLRKSDCIIAIGSKAETFYAHKGYEIMQTRKDIDINFSYDDAREFAQEILSGFNGNTYDEIKIAYTKFINNVTFEPTILQLLPIIKVTQHEESKHINVITEFEPDPATILENAVPMYLNTILFSSIVESQVSEQASRLVAMENATDNANEMLEKLSLLYNRKRQAAITQEITEIIAGAGAQEN; this comes from the coding sequence ATGGCAGTTGGAACAGATTTAAAAAAACAAATTACTTCAATTACTTCAACATCTAAAATAACACAAGCAATGAAATTGGCAGCAATAGCAAAATTAAAAAAAGTTGGTAAACGAATTTCTAATTCAAAACCATATTTTGCTGAAGTTTATACTGTTTTTAATGATATCATTAGTAAAGCAGATGATTCAATTTATCAAAAAAAAGATGGCATAAAAGATAGTAAACGTAGTTGTTGAATCATTGTTAATTCAAATTTAGGTTTATGTGGTGGTTATAATATTAATATTAATAAGTTGGTGTTACAACAATTACGAAAAAGTGATTGTATTATTGCAATCGGTTCTAAAGCAGAAACATTTTATGCTCATAAAGGTTATGAAATTATGCAAACAAGAAAAGATATTGATATTAATTTTTCTTATGATGATGCACGTGAGTTTGCACAAGAAATTTTATCTGGTTTTAATGGAAATACTTATGATGAAATTAAAATTGCTTATACAAAATTTATTAATAATGTAACTTTTGAACCAACAATTTTACAATTGTTACCAATTATTAAGGTAACACAACATGAAGAATCAAAACACATTAATGTTATTACCGAATTTGAACCAGATCCAGCAACGATTTTAGAAAATGCAGTGCCAATGTATTTAAATACCATTTTATTTTCATCAATCGTTGAATCACAGGTTTCAGAACAAGCATCACGGCTAGTAGCAATGGAAAATGCAACAGATAATGCAAATGAAATGTTAGAAAAATTATCGTTATTATATAACCGTAAGCGTCAAGCAGCAATTACACAGGAAATTACAGAAATTATTGCTGGCGCTGGCGCGCAAGAAAATTAA
- a CDS encoding F0F1 ATP synthase subunit delta: MLVSEKFIDNYAAALMDLALETKKIDHFLEVSNIIVDLFKQEPDYIKLMMNADIAKEERKNILAKPFQKFIDPLILNALFLLIDREAFCYVRRIFKNLRKLINISYDVQYGSIYSTQPLTRKQITTIETKLSKKFGYHIELVNKIDPSLLGGVRIKIKHEIIDGSIAGQLETMRQKAIYNK, translated from the coding sequence ATGTTAGTTAGTGAAAAATTTATTGATAATTATGCAGCTGCTTTAATGGACTTGGCGCTTGAAACAAAAAAAATTGATCATTTTTTAGAAGTTAGTAATATAATCGTAGATTTATTTAAACAAGAACCAGATTATATTAAATTAATGATGAATGCTGACATTGCAAAAGAAGAACGAAAGAACATTTTAGCAAAACCATTTCAAAAATTTATTGATCCGTTAATTTTAAATGCCCTTTTTTTATTAATTGATCGTGAAGCTTTTTGTTATGTTAGAAGAATTTTTAAAAATTTAAGAAAATTAATAAATATTAGTTATGATGTTCAATATGGAAGTATTTATTCAACCCAACCATTAACAAGAAAACAAATTACAACAATTGAAACAAAATTAAGTAAAAAATTTGGCTATCATATTGAGTTAGTTAACAAAATTGATCCATCTTTATTAGGCGGAGTTCGGATTAAAATTAAGCACGAAATTATTGATGGTTCAATTGCAGGACAATTAGAAACAATGCGACAAAAAGCAATATATAATAAATAG
- the atpE gene encoding ATP synthase F0 subunit C: MINFMTIDLLSNMMTIWFMAGINDGFTKGMSLLGAGLAAIGCCGSGIGQGYTGGKAVEAIARNPEVESKVRTQYIIAAAITESGSIYALVIAIILAFVTG, encoded by the coding sequence ATGATAAATTTTATGACAATAGATTTGCTATCGAATATGATGACAATATGATTTATGGCCGGAATTAATGATGGTTTTACAAAGGGAATGTCATTATTGGGTGCAGGATTAGCTGCCATTGGTTGTTGTGGTTCAGGAATTGGACAAGGGTATACTGGTGGAAAAGCTGTTGAAGCAATTGCTCGAAACCCAGAAGTTGAAAGTAAAGTTAGAACACAATATATTATTGCTGCTGCGATTACTGAATCAGGGTCAATTTATGCATTAGTTATTGCGATTATTTTAGCATTTGTTACTGGTTAA
- the atpD gene encoding F0F1 ATP synthase subunit beta: MEKNGKVVQVLGPVVDVRFTEEYLPELYNAITVNNNGTKLVLEVVQHIGDDTVRAIALGPTEGMVRGMDVIDTKAPITVPVGEEVLGRMFNVLGEAIDEKPQPKTKIMRPIHREAPSYEEQQTTAAILETGIKVVDLLVPFAKGGKIGLFGGAGVGKTVLVQELINNVAKAHGGISVFAGVGERTREGNDLYYEMIEAGVIDKTALVFGQMNETPGARMRVALTGLTIAEYFRDDKNQDVLLFIDNIFRFTQAGSEVSALLGRMPSAVGYQPTLATEMGALQERITSTKKGSITSVQAVYVPADDLTDPAPATTFSHLDAKVVLDREIAALGIYPAVDSLGSSSRLLDPLVVGEEHYKVARGVQEILQKFKELQSIIAILGMDELSDEDKLAVTRARKIRNFLSQPFFVAEKFSGKTGKYVPVVETIRAFREILAGKYDDVPEQAFLYVGTIDEVVKAAEALKHN, encoded by the coding sequence ATGGAGAAAAATGGAAAAGTAGTACAGGTGTTAGGACCTGTTGTTGATGTACGGTTTACGGAAGAATATTTGCCTGAATTATATAATGCTATTACGGTTAATAATAATGGTACAAAGTTAGTTTTAGAAGTTGTTCAACATATTGGTGATGACACCGTACGGGCAATTGCCTTAGGACCAACAGAAGGAATGGTTCGTGGAATGGATGTGATTGATACAAAAGCGCCAATTACAGTTCCGGTTGGTGAAGAGGTTTTAGGGCGTATGTTTAATGTTCTTGGAGAAGCAATTGATGAAAAACCACAGCCAAAGACAAAGATAATGCGTCCAATTCACCGTGAAGCACCATCATATGAAGAACAACAAACAACAGCTGCAATTTTAGAAACAGGCATTAAAGTTGTTGATTTATTAGTTCCCTTTGCAAAGGGGGGTAAAATTGGTTTGTTTGGTGGTGCTGGAGTAGGAAAAACAGTACTAGTACAAGAGTTAATTAATAATGTGGCAAAAGCACATGGAGGAATTTCTGTCTTTGCTGGTGTTGGTGAACGAACACGAGAAGGTAATGATTTATATTATGAAATGATTGAAGCTGGTGTTATTGATAAAACAGCTTTGGTTTTCGGGCAAATGAATGAAACACCAGGAGCTCGTATGCGAGTTGCTTTAACTGGATTAACAATTGCTGAATATTTCCGTGATGATAAAAACCAAGATGTTTTATTATTTATTGATAATATTTTCCGTTTTACCCAAGCTGGTTCTGAAGTATCAGCCTTATTAGGACGGATGCCATCAGCAGTTGGTTATCAACCGACATTAGCAACCGAAATGGGAGCATTACAAGAACGAATTACTTCAACAAAAAAAGGAAGTATTACTTCTGTCCAAGCAGTATATGTGCCAGCGGATGATTTAACTGATCCAGCTCCAGCAACAACATTTTCTCATTTAGACGCTAAGGTTGTCTTAGACCGTGAAATTGCAGCATTAGGAATTTATCCAGCAGTTGATTCATTAGGAAGTTCGTCTCGATTATTAGACCCATTAGTGGTTGGTGAAGAACATTATAAAGTAGCACGAGGAGTACAAGAAATCCTCCAAAAGTTTAAAGAATTACAATCAATTATCGCAATTTTAGGGATGGATGAATTATCAGATGAAGATAAATTAGCTGTTACAAGAGCACGAAAAATTCGTAACTTTTTATCACAACCATTTTTTGTAGCTGAAAAGTTTTCTGGAAAAACAGGGAAATATGTTCCTGTAGTAGAAACAATTCGTGCTTTTAGAGAAATCTTAGCAGGAAAATATGATGATGTACCAGAACAAGCATTCTTATATGTTGGAACAATTGATGAGGTTGTTAAAGCCGCCGAAGCTTTAAAACATAATTAA
- a CDS encoding Cof-type HAD-IIB family hydrolase has translation MIVKMILCDIDGTLVTDKDKKIPTINIEALKKAQAMGILVTIASGRVPSSLSDYATTLGILDHCPYVIGANGGAVLNLKTKEYVYDEIISYQDTLWAMNIVREFGHDFYLAPLNEQEAYVSQSSIIKDDLFLFRNTYIKTIVLDWNEIPQMRKIVISCHNEQKQNWLRQQIAVSKTLRTEVTGYGFIEIIPKNVNKWQGILKLIEVLKHKENHHIDSDQIMCFGDQMNDYEMIKNSKYGIALANATPQLKEVAFAVTAKDNNAAGIADYLYKTILK, from the coding sequence ATGATAGTAAAAATGATATTGTGTGATATTGATGGAACATTAGTAACTGATAAAGATAAAAAGATTCCAACTATAAATATTGAGGCTTTAAAAAAGGCTCAAGCAATGGGTATTTTAGTAACGATTGCTTCAGGACGGGTTCCTAGTAGTTTATCTGATTATGCAACAACATTAGGAATTCTTGACCATTGCCCGTATGTTATTGGTGCTAATGGTGGGGCTGTTTTAAATTTAAAAACAAAAGAATATGTCTATGATGAAATAATTTCATATCAAGATACATTATGAGCAATGAATATTGTTCGAGAATTTGGTCATGATTTTTATTTAGCGCCACTTAATGAACAAGAAGCTTATGTTTCACAATCAAGCATTATTAAAGATGATCTTTTTTTATTTCGTAATACTTACATTAAAACAATTGTTTTAGATTGAAATGAAATTCCACAAATGCGTAAAATTGTAATTTCTTGTCATAATGAACAAAAACAAAATTGGTTACGACAACAAATTGCGGTTAGTAAAACATTAAGGACAGAAGTTACGGGATATGGGTTTATTGAGATTATTCCTAAAAATGTTAATAAATGACAGGGAATTTTAAAATTAATTGAAGTACTCAAACATAAAGAAAATCACCATATTGATTCAGATCAAATTATGTGTTTTGGTGATCAAATGAATGACTATGAGATGATTAAAAATTCAAAATATGGAATTGCATTAGCCAATGCTACACCGCAATTAAAAGAAGTTGCTTTTGCAGTAACTGCAAAAGA
- the atpA gene encoding F0F1 ATP synthase subunit alpha, with translation MALNVNEISEIIKKQIKEYCKKIEIHEEGTVVTVGDGIALIDGLDNAMMSELLIFPNEIYGMVLNLEEGAVGAVLMGYNTTIREGDQVRRSGKIIETPVGDTLLGRVVNALGQPIDGKGPLKATKTRPVERIAPGVMTRKSVDEPMETGIMTIDAMIPIGKGQRELIIGDRQTGKTAIGIDTILNQKGKNVKCIYVAIGQKASTVAQIVEKLRTAGALEYTTVVSATANELAPLQYLAPYTGVTICEEWMESGENVIIIYDDLSKHAVAYRTMALLLHRPPGREAYPGDVFYLHSRLLERAARVTKEYGGGSITALPIIETQAGDISAYIPTNVISITDGQIFLNNDQFNAGNRPAVDVGLSVSRVGSTAQIKAMKQVAGSLKLELAQYRELQAFAQFDSDLDDATKEVLENGKRVIEILKQKQYSPLSQIDQAIILLAVKKKRIRWIPVDKIQEFKEEIIEHFNTKAKKYYTELAKAKAYSDTLMTNIDNEIINVVKKITNKIANYKPEMFGEIEEWRKLGQ, from the coding sequence GTGGCTTTAAATGTAAATGAGATTTCCGAAATAATTAAAAAACAGATTAAAGAATATTGTAAAAAAATTGAAATTCATGAAGAAGGAACTGTTGTGACAGTTGGTGATGGAATTGCTTTAATTGATGGTCTTGACAATGCAATGATGAGTGAATTGCTAATTTTTCCGAATGAAATTTATGGAATGGTATTAAACTTAGAAGAAGGCGCTGTTGGTGCCGTTTTAATGGGTTACAATACAACAATCCGTGAAGGTGATCAAGTTCGTCGATCAGGAAAAATTATTGAAACGCCAGTTGGTGATACGTTGTTAGGCCGTGTTGTTAATGCATTAGGACAACCAATTGATGGGAAAGGACCATTAAAAGCAACAAAAACACGTCCTGTGGAACGAATTGCACCTGGTGTTATGACTAGAAAATCAGTTGATGAACCAATGGAAACAGGAATTATGACAATTGATGCGATGATTCCCATTGGGAAAGGACAACGAGAATTAATTATCGGTGATCGCCAGACAGGAAAAACAGCAATCGGAATTGATACCATCTTAAATCAAAAAGGGAAAAATGTAAAATGTATTTATGTTGCAATTGGGCAAAAAGCATCAACTGTTGCACAAATTGTTGAAAAATTACGAACTGCTGGTGCATTAGAATATACAACAGTTGTTTCAGCCACAGCAAATGAATTAGCGCCATTACAATACTTAGCACCATATACTGGTGTTACTATTTGTGAAGAATGGATGGAATCTGGTGAAAATGTCATTATTATTTATGATGATCTTTCAAAACATGCTGTTGCTTATCGAACAATGGCACTATTATTACACCGTCCACCTGGTCGTGAAGCATATCCTGGTGATGTTTTTTATTTACATAGTCGGTTATTAGAACGCGCCGCGCGAGTAACAAAAGAATATGGAGGCGGAAGTATTACTGCTTTGCCAATTATTGAAACACAAGCGGGAGATATTTCAGCATATATTCCAACTAATGTTATTTCAATTACTGATGGGCAAATTTTCTTAAATAATGATCAGTTTAATGCTGGAAATCGTCCTGCGGTTGATGTGGGATTATCGGTGTCACGAGTAGGATCAACAGCACAAATTAAAGCAATGAAACAAGTTGCTGGTTCATTAAAATTAGAATTAGCACAATATCGTGAACTACAAGCATTTGCTCAATTTGATTCTGATTTGGATGATGCGACAAAAGAAGTATTAGAAAATGGAAAACGAGTAATTGAAATTTTAAAACAAAAACAATATTCACCGCTTTCACAAATTGATCAAGCAATCATTTTATTAGCAGTTAAGAAAAAAAGAATTCGTTGAATTCCAGTTGATAAAATTCAAGAATTTAAAGAAGAAATAATTGAACATTTTAATACAAAAGCAAAAAAATACTATACTGAATTAGCAAAGGCCAAAGCCTATAGCGATACCTTAATGACTAATATTGATAATGAAATTATTAATGTTGTTAAAAAAATTACCAATAAAATTGCTAATTATAAACCAGAAATGTTTGGAGAAATTGAAGAGTGGAGAAAATTAGGACAATAA
- a CDS encoding FoF1 ATP synthase subunit delta/epsilon yields the protein MANQISLKIITPQGVIVNRLVDIITVKTITGYMGILYGHIPLVSTIVPSEMTYKVNNKEYKLSIAGGILQVEQEFVKILADEVEPIS from the coding sequence ATGGCGAATCAAATTAGTTTAAAAATTATTACACCACAGGGTGTCATTGTTAATCGCTTAGTTGATATTATAACAGTGAAAACAATTACGGGATATATGGGTATTTTGTATGGCCATATTCCTCTTGTTTCAACAATTGTTCCATCTGAAATGACATACAAAGTTAATAATAAAGAATATAAATTAAGTATTGCTGGTGGAATTTTGCAAGTTGAACAAGAGTTTGTTAAAATTCTTGCTGATGAAGTTGAACCTATTAGTTAG
- a CDS encoding F0F1 ATP synthase subunit A, translating to MAIMNSNFGQFLAIDLIPDPNKSGMDAWSYTILLPQLVTIVITTFIIMLLSIGYYKSIKKLGPTDIPTGLVLFAEITIKWVEKQVVDLMGPKYKFLTVYVIYLLLYIGIGNLMSVVGFESLATAYTVPLSTGLVTFFGIYYFGIKYQKLVYFKKFFVNPLELLTQFVPLISISFRLFGNILGGTVIITLFTALMSFIWGQIPYIGPVDLLAGVFLPFLSIYFDVFDGLIQAYIFAILTIAYWAMEMKTETKDKNEKKIKLKKRTKN from the coding sequence ATGGCAATAATGAATAGTAACTTTGGTCAATTTCTTGCAATTGATTTAATACCTGATCCAAATAAAAGCGGAATGGATGCATGAAGTTATACAATTTTATTACCGCAATTAGTAACGATAGTTATTACTACCTTTATTATTATGCTTTTATCAATAGGTTATTATAAAAGCATAAAAAAACTTGGTCCAACCGATATTCCAACTGGTTTAGTACTTTTTGCTGAAATTACAATTAAGTGAGTTGAAAAACAAGTTGTTGATTTGATGGGACCAAAATATAAATTTTTAACAGTTTATGTTATATACTTATTATTGTATATTGGGATTGGAAATTTAATGAGTGTTGTTGGTTTTGAATCACTTGCAACAGCTTATACTGTCCCATTATCAACGGGATTGGTTACCTTTTTTGGAATATATTATTTTGGGATTAAATATCAAAAACTAGTATATTTTAAAAAGTTTTTTGTCAATCCATTAGAATTATTAACCCAATTTGTTCCTTTGATTTCAATTTCATTTCGTTTATTTGGAAACATTTTGGGAGGAACAGTTATTATTACCTTGTTCACAGCCTTAATGAGCTTTATTTGAGGACAGATTCCTTATATTGGGCCTGTTGATTTATTAGCTGGTGTATTTTTACCTTTTTTAAGTATTTATTTTGATGTTTTCGATGGTTTAATTCAAGCATATATTTTTGCAATTTTAACAATTGCCTATTGAGCAATGGAAATGAAAACAGAAACCAAAGATAAAAACGAAAAGAAAATTAAGTTAAAAAAAAGAACAAAAAATTAA
- the atpF gene encoding F0F1 ATP synthase subunit B has protein sequence MSMTMWLMSKPIEPAEIINQLFPNLWVFIAHVIATIILLILLSKWVYNPFRKVMRARRNKIRELIQDAAEKQAKTTIDQKEASKLLTTAKVEANSIIVAARTEAEAKRHQVLETAKAEVMQLNEQAHKEIQKEKEQYYDDIRKSIINVAFNAAEKLLSKEINKEKNEKLIEEFIKELE, from the coding sequence ATGTCTATGACAATGTGATTAATGTCAAAACCAATTGAACCAGCAGAAATTATTAATCAATTATTTCCTAATCTATGGGTTTTTATTGCGCATGTTATTGCGACAATTATTTTATTAATTTTATTATCAAAATGAGTTTATAATCCATTTCGAAAAGTAATGCGGGCTCGTCGCAATAAAATTCGAGAATTAATTCAAGATGCTGCTGAAAAACAAGCAAAAACAACAATTGATCAAAAAGAAGCATCGAAATTGTTAACAACAGCGAAGGTAGAAGCAAATAGTATTATTGTTGCGGCTCGAACTGAAGCAGAGGCAAAACGTCATCAAGTTTTAGAAACAGCAAAAGCTGAAGTTATGCAGTTAAATGAACAAGCCCATAAAGAAATTCAAAAAGAAAAAGAGCAATATTATGATGATATTCGAAAATCAATTATTAATGTTGCTTTTAATGCAGCTGAGAAATTATTAAGCAAAGAAATTAATAAAGAAAAAAATGAAAAATTGATAGAAGAGTTTATCAAAGAATTAGAGTAG
- the upp gene encoding uracil phosphoribosyltransferase, producing MSFTVIKHPLILDKLTRMRKKDSNSKVFKENLDEIAQLMAYEIFRNIELNEFEIETPVAKTKGYKIANDIVLFPILRAGLGMVDGIINLVPNAKIGHIGLYRDEKTLEPHEYFAKKPENINKANVLVLDPMLATGGSANVAIQKVKEWGATNIKLVCLVAAPEGKKCIEDHHPDVDIYVAALDQRLDEHGYIIPGLGDAGDRIFGTK from the coding sequence ATGTCATTTACTGTAATAAAACACCCGTTAATTTTGGATAAATTAACAAGAATGCGTAAAAAGGATAGTAATTCAAAGGTCTTTAAAGAAAATTTAGATGAAATTGCGCAATTAATGGCGTATGAAATATTTCGAAATATTGAATTAAATGAATTTGAAATTGAAACACCAGTAGCAAAAACAAAGGGATATAAAATTGCAAATGATATTGTTTTATTTCCAATTTTAAGAGCAGGTTTGGGTATGGTCGATGGAATTATTAATTTAGTCCCAAACGCTAAAATTGGACATATTGGATTATACCGAGATGAAAAAACCTTAGAACCACATGAATATTTTGCCAAAAAACCAGAAAATATTAATAAAGCAAATGTTTTAGTTTTAGATCCAATGTTAGCGACAGGGGGCAGTGCTAATGTGGCAATTCAAAAAGTTAAAGAATGAGGAGCAACTAATATTAAATTAGTATGTTTGGTAGCTGCACCTGAAGGAAAAAAATGTATTGAAGATCATCATCCAGATGTTGATATTTATGTTGCTGCATTAGACCAACGTTTAGATGAGCATGGTTATATTATTCCTGGTCTAGGTGATGCTGGAGACCGTATTTTTGGAACTAAATAA
- a CDS encoding MG406 family protein: MLETVFLELNKKNKLNWKNHFKGVEYKLSIISLIMFLGILIVLTMIYLTLKRDWTLYTGLVLGYLFSLIGFLIICFSGWLLSISLNKYFFILLYLVRLVIYAIPIVIYAENTSFFSIYTIIVGISLCPFSSLFANVKFPIHQRRKEKKNGNNE; encoded by the coding sequence ATGCTGGAGACCGTATTTTTGGAACTAAATAAAAAAAATAAATTAAATTGAAAAAACCATTTTAAAGGTGTAGAATATAAACTGTCAATAATAAGTTTAATAATGTTTTTGGGAATACTAATAGTATTAACGATGATATATTTGACATTAAAACGAGATTGAACTTTATACACAGGATTAGTTTTGGGGTATTTGTTTTCTCTTATAGGTTTCTTAATCATTTGTTTTTCTGGATGATTGTTAAGTATAAGTTTAAATAAGTACTTTTTTATCTTATTGTACCTAGTTCGCTTAGTTATTTATGCTATACCTATAGTTATTTATGCTGAGAATACTAGTTTTTTTAGTATCTACACAATAATTGTTGGAATTAGTTTATGTCCATTTTCATCATTATTTGCAAATGTTAAATTTCCCATTCATCAACGCAGAAAGGAAAAGAAAAATGGCAATAATGAATAG